In one Tessaracoccus palaemonis genomic region, the following are encoded:
- a CDS encoding SseB family protein yields MDLRTLAQPSSRFAGDHGEADPLTREALARVEDPTSYIRALVALCSSRLLLPIVASGDDGGTEPDPDRHAEMAAVTLTDESGSHLLAFTGVDSLRAWQATARPVPCLLDELCATVGPAGAGALLIDVAGPHPLVISGEALEFLASGMAVVEFEDGEFGWVRYADDRAEDESSQG; encoded by the coding sequence ATGGATCTGCGAACCCTCGCCCAGCCCAGCTCGCGCTTCGCCGGCGACCACGGCGAGGCCGACCCCCTCACGCGCGAGGCGCTCGCCCGCGTCGAGGACCCGACAAGCTACATCCGTGCGCTGGTCGCGCTCTGTTCCAGCCGGCTGCTGCTCCCCATCGTGGCGAGCGGCGACGACGGGGGGACCGAACCTGACCCTGACAGGCATGCCGAGATGGCCGCCGTCACGTTGACCGACGAGTCGGGCAGCCACCTGCTCGCCTTCACCGGCGTCGACTCCCTGCGGGCCTGGCAGGCCACCGCTCGTCCGGTGCCCTGCCTGCTCGACGAACTCTGCGCGACGGTCGGGCCCGCAGGGGCGGGCGCGTTGCTCATCGACGTGGCCGGCCCCCATCCGCTCGTCATCTCCGGCGAGGCGCTGGAGTTCCTTGCCTCCGGCATGGCGGTCGTGGAGTTCGAGGACGGTGAGTTCGGCTGGGTCCGCTACGCCGACGACAGGGCGGAGGATGAGTCGTCGCAGGGGTGA